The proteins below are encoded in one region of Primulina huaijiensis isolate GDHJ02 unplaced genomic scaffold, ASM1229523v2 scaffold41117, whole genome shotgun sequence:
- the LOC140969354 gene encoding LOB domain-containing protein 19-like, with amino-acid sequence MLSQHKRQMNICGGGGGGGDQSTGGGAGGGPCGACKFLRRKCLKGCIFAPYFDSDQGTAHFAAVHRVFGASNASKLLLRVPPHRRFDAVITLCYEALARVKDPVYGCVGHIFSLQQQVVNLQAELAYIQARISTLQRSSLLVPLPLPSLSPSNFQSSSELVQTSRFNMSQHEEMSMEIVSFHDQDDFIDEGDDLHLLAREYVARHFPGVRFRPPCSK; translated from the exons ATGTTATCACAACACAAAAGACAAATGAACATTtgtggcggcggcggcggcggcggtgaTCAAAGCACTGGAGGTGGTGCTGGCGGTGGGCCTTGCGGTGCTTGCAAGTTTCTGAGGAGGAAATGCTTGAAGGGTTGCATTTTTGCACCGTATTTTGACTCAGACCAAGGCACCGCCCACTTTGCTGCGGTTCACAGGGTGTTTGGTGCTAGCAACGCCTCGAAATTGCTGCTCAGAGTCCCGCCGCACCGCCGGTTTGATGCGGTGATCACGCTTTGTTATGAGGCGCTGGCTAGGGTTAAGGACCCTGTTTATGGCTGTGTTGGTCATATCTTCTCTCTTCAACAGCAG GTGGTAAATTTACAGGCAGAGTTGGCATACATCCAAGCTCGTATATCAACCCTACAACGTTCGTCATTGCTGGTTCCTCTTCCACTTCCTAGTCTTTCGCCCTCCAACTTTCAATCCTCGTCGGAACTTGTTCAAACGTCACGGTTCAATATGTCTCAGCACGAAGAAATGTCGATGGAAATAGTTAGTTTCCACGATCAAGACGACTTCATCGACGAGGGTGACGATCTACATTTGCTTGCTCGAGAATATGTTGCGAGACACTTTCCAGGAGTTAGATTTAGGCCTCCATGTTCGAAATga